One Streptomyces sp. CG4 genomic window, GTCTGCGCCGTCGCGCCGGGCGGCGGCCACGGCGACGGCGCACGCGCCCGTGCCGCACGAGCGGGTCTCGCCGGAGCCGCGCTCGTGCACGCGCAGGGCGACGTGGCGAGGGCCGCGGTCGACGACGAACTCCACGTTCACGCCGTCCGGGTAGGCGTTCGCCGGGCTGACCGGCGGCGCGGTGTACAGGTTGCCTGCGTGCGCGAGGTCGTCGACGAAGGCGACCGCGTGCGGGTTGCCCATGTTCACGTTGCGCGCGGACCAGCTTCGCGCGTCCACGCTCACCATGACGTCGCCTTCGGGCAGGCGGGCGCGGCCCATGCCGACGGTGACGTCACCGTTCTTCGCGATGTGTACGGTCTTCACGCCCGCGCGCGTGGCGATCGCGAGGTCGCCTTCGCCCACATGCCCGGCGTGCTGGAGATAGCGCGCGAACACACGGACTCCGTTGCCGCACATCTCGGCGACCGAGCCGTCGCCGTTGCGGTAGTCCATGAACCACTCGGCTTCGGCCGCCATCGGCTTCGCCTCCGGGTGTGCGGCCGAGCGCACCACGTGCAGCACCCCGTCGCCGCCGATGCCGGCCCGGCGGTCGCACAGGGCGGCGACGGCGGCCGGGGTCAGGTCGAGGGCGTTCTCCGGGTCCGGGACGATCACGAAGTCGTTCTCGGTGCCGTGGCCCTTGAGGAAGGGGAGGGATGCGCTCATTCCTCGATCGTACGGGAGCGGAGCGCTCCGCCAGGTTGGGCCGACGGCTGTGAGCGGTGGGGGGTGGTGGGGGGTGGTGTGCGGAGGGTGGGGCGGTGCGGGTCGTGTGTGGCTGGGCATGTCCACGCGGCGGTAAGCCGCACATGGGATACAGCCCCGCGCCCCTGGCGGGGCGCCGTTCAGCTTCGGGCGCGCCTCAGCTTCGGGCGCGCCTCAGCGGAGCCTTGCCACGCGCCATACCGCCAGGACCACCACCACGGCCACCAGCAGGGCGTAGCCGAGTACGACCCTCCAGTCGGGGCGGCGGGTCGAGCCGCGGGGCGGGAGGCCGGGCCAGGTGTAGCCGACCTTGCGGGCGGCCATCATGGCCCAGCCGGCGGCGCAGGAGCAGATCAGCAGGCCCAGCATGGCGATGACGGCGCCGCTGTCGCCGAAGTCGAAGGCGAGCGGGAAGGCGAACATCAGGGAGCCGACGGCGGACAGGCCCACGATGGGAGCGAGCTGCCAGATGCGCAGCCGGCGCTGTGGGCGCAGCTCGACCTCGACCTCCGGGCCGCCCGGGTACATCTCCTCGGGCTCCGGCCCGTCGTCGGTCACGCCGTCGGGCGTCTCGTCGGGACCGTCGTCGGTCAGCCGGGCCTCGGTGAGCGGGTCCTCGACCAGCCGGCCCTCCGTGAGAGCCCCTTCGGGCAGCCGCTGCTCGACCACCCGGCCATCGGCCGGACGGTCCTCGCCCAGGCAGTCCTCGGGCAGACGGGCCGCACCCAGGTCCGGTTCGTCACTGTCGGTGGTGACGCGCTCGGCGCTTTGTGCGGTGTCACGAGGGCCGGCCTCCATCGCCACGCGCCCTCCCAACTAGGCTCCACTTGGTCGATCGAAGCTCGATGATGGCACGGCCGGGAAGGCCGGGATGACCGGCGGCGCATCCCGATGCCATGACGTGATCAGGCTGTAACCGGTCGTTCGACCAACGCCAGGGCCTGGTGCGGAAGTTCCCTCCGGTCCGCCACGGCCCCACTCAGCCAGTGCACCCGGGGATCGCGCCTGAACCACGAATCCTGGCGGCGCGCGAAGCGCTTGGTCGCACGTACGGTCTCGGCCCGCGCTTCCGCTTCGGTGCACTCCCCGGCGAGCGCGGCGAGCACCTGCTGGTAACCCAGCGCACGCGACGCCGTGCGCCCTTCACGCAACCCCTGCGCCTCCAGTGCGCGCACCTCGTCCACGAGGCCCGCCTCCCACATGCGGTCGACGCGCAGGGCGATGCGCTCGTCCAGTTCGGGGCGCGCCACGTCTACACCGATCTGGACGGTGTCGTAGACGGAGTCATGCCCCGGCAGGTTCGCGGTGAAGGGCCGGCCGGTGATCTCGATCACTTCGAGCGCCCGGACGATACGACGGCCGTTGCTCGGCAGGATCGCGCGGGCGGCCTCGGGGTCGGCGGCGGCCAGCCGGGCGTGCAGCGCGCCCGAACCGCGCAGGGCCAGCTCCTCCTCCAGGCGGGCGCGGACCTCGGGGTCGGTGCCGGGGAACTCCAGGTTGTCGACGGCACCCCGGACGTACAGGCCGGAGCCGCCGACCAGGATGGGCCAGCGGCCCTCGGCGAGCAGGGCGTCGATCCGGGCGCGGGCGAGCTTCTGGTACTCGGCGACGGAGGCGGTCACCGTCACGTCCCAGATGTCGAGCAGGTGGTGCGGTATGCCGCCGCGCTCTTCGGGCGTCAGTTTCGCGGTGCCGATGTCCATCCCTCGGTACAGCTGCATGGAGTCGGCGTTGACGACCTCCCCACCGAGCTGCTGAGCGAGGAAGACGCCAAGATCGGACTTTCCGGCCGCGGTGGGTCCGACGACGGCGATGACGCGGGGGGTGGAGGGTGCACTGCTCACCGCACCAGTCTCGCAAACCTCCAGGCCATGCCTCGAACGAGTTACGTGACGAGCGGGGTCCCGGGTCGTTGCCCGAGGCGAGAAGCCGCCCTCCGGCAGATTGGAGGCGGTGACCCGGGCGGCGCAACCGTACGCACCGGGTAACGCGGGAATTCGCCCGCACGAGTACCGTATGGAGTGGATATGGGCGTTTTTGCACGGCTCCTCCGCAAGTCAAAGCCGACCCCGGAGGAGTCGGCCGCCGAGGCGCAGGCCGGCGCGGAGCCGGAAGCGGCCGAGGCGGCGGAAGCGGAGTCGGCGGAGGCGAAGGCGACCGCATCGGCGGAGGCGAAGGGATCGGCCGGGGACGGGAGCGAGGACGTGGCGGTACCGTCGGAGGCCGACACAGAAGACGCGTCCGAGGGCTCCGGCATCCCCAAGCAGCAGTCCGCCGAGGAGGCCGCCGACAACGAGGCCGGCGAGGGCGCCCGCAGGTAACTGCCCCGTGAGGGAAGGTGGACCATGGGTCTGTTGGACAACATGAAGGCCAAGCTCGGCCCGGCCAAGGACAAGGTGTCGGACCTCGCGCGGCAGCACGGGGACAAGGTCCAGCACGGCATCGACAAGGCCGCGAAGGTCGTGGACGAGCGGACCAAGGGCAAGTACAGCGAAAAGATCCAGGCGGGCACCGGCAAGGCCAAGGAGGCGATGGACCGCCTTGCGCACAAGGAAGGTCCCGGCCCGGATACGGCCACTGGCGACCCGACGACCCCCACCCGGCCGGAGGGCCCGCCACCGGCTTCCTGAGTCTCCTCAACGGCATGCGGATCTCCAGGGCATGCGAATCGGCGGACGGTCGCGGGGACGGTCGTGCAACACACCGGCTCCCGGCCGTCCGCCGTATGCGTGTGTGCCGGAGTGCGTGTGCGCGTGCGCCGGAGTGCGTGCCCGCCGTTTCGGGCGTGCCGACAGCGCCTGCCAGCCGTTTCGAGCATTCCGAGAGCACATGCAAGCCGTTTCGGGCATGGTGACAGCGTCTGCCAGCCGTTCCGGGCGTGGCGAGAGCGCCTGCTCGGCGTCTCGCGCGACGCCGCAGCGCCGGCCCTCACCGCTTGACACGTACGCCAGAGCGTCGGCTCCCGCCGTTTCGCCGGTACGCCAGAGCACCCGGCCCCTCCGCATCGCCACCGTACGCAGACCGGCTCCGCCCCCGCTTCACGCGCGCGCCGGCGCATCGGCGATCGCGCTGAGACCAGGCGGCGGCCGAACCCCCTCCGGGTGCCACCGGCGACCGCGCACCCTCCCGGTACCACCGGCGACCGGGCACCCCGCTACGACCAGGTGGCCACCACATACCCGACGCCGTACGGTGCGGCCTCGTACAGCAGTGAGCCGCTGAGGGACGCGTTCTCGGCGGCGCCGGCCAGGACCTGCCAGGGGGCGCGGCCGGAGGCCTTCAGCTCGTAAGCCAGCTCGGCGTCCAGCGCAAGGACGGCCGCCAGGTCCGCCGTGCCCAGCGCCCGCGCGACCTCCGCGTCGAAGGGTGCCGCCCGCTCGTCCAGATAGCCCGGCGCCTTGAGCGTGCGGCACGCGCTGGCGTCTCCCATCACCAGCAGCGCCACCCGCCCGGCCCGGGCCCCGATGTCCCGTCCGGCTTCGACGCACCGCTGTGGTGCGAGCGGTTCCCCGACGCCGAGTCCCTCGATCGGGGCATCCGCCCAGCCGGTCCGCTCCAGCAGCCACGCGCCGACGGCGAGCGACGGCGGCAGCTCGCGCTCGCCGGGGGTGTCCGTCGCGGGCCCGAGGCATACGTCGAGGTCGACCCCGAACCCGCGGAAGGATCCCCGGGCACCCTGCGGAAACGCTCCGCGCCTGCTCTGCTCGGCGGGCCCGACCACCACCAGGAGGTCCGGACGGGCGGCGGCGAGCTCCCCGAGCGCGTCGGAGCATGCCGCGCGCGCGGCGTCCATTTCGGGTGCGGCGCCCGCGGCGACCTCGGGCACGAGCAGCGGAGGGCAGGGGCAGACAGCGGCGGCGACAAGCATGATCGGCAGGGTAACGCCGGGACGACGCCCGGCTCGGCTCTCGACGGCGTCGGGGACGTCGTGCCGTCAGTCGCAACCGCAGCCGCTCGCCGCGGGCAGCGGCTCCGGGACGCCGATCTTCGGCAGGCCCAGCAGCACACCCGCCGGCTTGGCGGACTCGGCGGCAGTGCGCTTCTCCCAGGCGTCCCCCGCGCGGGTGCGGCGCACGGCGAGGACGGGGCCCTCGGCGAGGAGGTGGTGCGGGGCGGCGTAGGTCACCTCGACGGTGACCACGTCACCGGGGCGGACCTCCTGCTCCGGCTTGGTGAAGTGGACGAGCCGGTTGTCGGGGGCGCGGCCGGAGAGCCGGTGCGTGGCGCCGTCCTTGCGGCCCTCGCCCTCGGCGACCATCAGCTCCAGCGTGCGGCCGACCTGCTTCTTGTTCTCCTCCCAGGAGATCTCCTCCTGGAGGGCGACGAGCCGCTCGTAGCGCGCCTGGACGACCTCCTTGGGGATCTGGTTCTCCATGGTCGCGGCCGGGGTGCCGGGGCGCTTGGAGTACTGGAAGGTGAAGGCCTGCGCGAAGCGCGCCTCACGGACGGCGTGCAGGGTCTGCTCGAAGTCCTCCTCGGTCTCGCCGGGGAAGCCCACGATGATGTCGGTCGTGATCGCGGCGTGCGGGATGGCGGCCCGGACCTTCTCGATGATCCCGAGGTAACGCTCCTGCCGGTAGGAGCGGCGCATCGCCTTCAGCACGGTGTCCGAGCCGGACTGCATCGGCATGTGCAGCTGCGGCATCACGTTCGGGGTCTCGGCCATGGCGGCGATGACGTCGTCGGTGAAGTCACGGGGGTGCGGGGAGGTGAAGCGGACACGCTCCAACCCGTCGATCTTCCCGCAGGCGCGCAGCAGCTTGCTGAAGGCCTCGCGGTCGCCGATGTCGGAGCCGTAGGCGTTGACGTTCTGGCCGAGCAGCGTGATCTCGGAGACGCCCTCGGCGACCAGCGCCTCGACCTCGGCGAGGATGTCGCCGGGCCGGCGGTCCTTCTCCTTGCCGCGCAGGGCCGGGACAATACAGAAGGTGCAGGTGTTGTTGCAGCCGACGGAGATCGAGACCCAGGCCGCGTAGGCGCTCTCGCGCCGGGTCGGCAGGGTGGACGGGAACGCCTCCAGCGACTCGGCGATCTCGACCTGCGCCTCTTCCTGCACGCGGGCGCGCTCCAGCAGGACCGGCAGCTTGCCGATGTTGTGCGTACCGAAGACGACGTCCACCCAGGGCGCCTTCTTCACGATGGTGTCGCGGTCCTTCTGGGCGAGGCAGCCGCCGACCGCGATCTGCATACCGGGCCGCGAGGCCTTCCTCGGCGCGAGCCGGCCGAGGTTGCCGTACAGCCGGTTGTCGGCGTTCTCCCGTACGGCGCAGGTGTTGAACACGACCACATCGGCGTCCCCGTCCGCCCCCTCGGGGGCCCGCACGTACCCGGCCTCTTCGAGCAGCCCCGCCAGGCGCTCGGAATCGTGGACGTTCATCTGGCACCCGTAGGTGCGGATCTCATACGTCATAGATGAACGAGGGTCCACTGCCTTGCTCCGGTCGCTGCTGATGGTCATGCATCAAGGGTAGGCGGTTCCCGGGACCTCATTTCCCGCGCTTCTCAGGAGGGCGCCCCAGGGCGCCCGAGGATCTTGTACGGGGCCCCACGGCCGCCGCCCGTGTCAGGGACGAGCGGCTGCGCGATTCCCATCGTCAGGTCCAGTCCAAGAAGAACGCCATGGCTCGCGCGAGCGGGTCACCGCCACGGCCACGACGTCGCGAGGTCCCCGGTCGATGCCTCCCGGCTTCCTGCGCCCCGGCCTGATGCCCGTGCCGGAACGGCGCCCCGACGGGCCCCGCAGCCGGACCGTGTCCGCGATCCGCTGCCGTGTGATCATCCGCCAGCGGATCGCGGACCTGCCCATGACCCTGTTGACCCTGTTGGACCTGTCCGAGTTGCACGGGCAGCTCTCGTTCGAGGCGGCGGCCAGCATGGCGGCGCGGACCCGGGACGGGCGCCCTGCCTCGGCGTCGCCGGCAGCGGGGAACGCGGGCGAAGCGGGGGGAGCGGGGAACGCGGGCGACGCCGGGAGCGCTCGGGTCAGGGGCGGCCGGCGAAGAGGGCCTCGGCCGCCTCGGCCACCAGCTCGGGGCGCTCCTCGTGCAGGTAGTGGCCGCAGCCGGGAATCACCTCGACGCGGAGGTCGTCGGCGTGGTGGCCGGCGTCCGTGATGACGCTCGGCGGCAGCATGAAGTCCCGCTCGCCGGCGAGGATCACGGTGGGCGTGGTCAGCCGGAGCTTCTTGTACGGCCGCAGGAGTCCTGAGTAAGGGTGTCGCGCGCATCCGGCGGGACAGTTCCCCGGCCTTCCTGCGACGGCTCCGGCCGGAGCATCCGCCGAGCCTGCAGTGCCGAGGACCAGGGGCACGTCGAGACCGCGGCAGGCACCGAGTCGGCCGCCGAACACCAGCGGCCCGCGTGCTTCTCCCGGTCGGCGAACATCTCCTCGGCCGCCCGCACCAGCTCCATAGGATCCGATTCTCGCCACTCCTGTGCGGTGGCGGCCCGGCCCAGCCGCGCGGCCACGGCGGCCGCCACCTGGGAGCAGGCCGGACCCCGTCCCACAGCTCGGGCGGCTCGGGCGCGGCGAAGCGCAGGGCCCCGAACGGCGGCTTCGCGAACGGGATCACGAGGAAAGCGGGAAGGCGCCCACCGGTCCGCGCTCCGTCGCCCCCACATGAATTCAGGCCAGAGCGAAAAGTACGGGAGTACCGGACCGTTCCTGCCCCTCCTTCCCACCGGAGCTCCCCCACCGACGCCGCCTTGGTGCCGCTGGAGAGCTGACGACCAGGGGAGGGGAACGACAGATGAAAACCGCGCGAGCGGGCACCCCGCAACAGGGCTCGCAGGGCCCGCAGTCCCCGCAAGCCGCGCCGGAGGACCCGTGGGCCGAGGCGGCCCCGCTCGTCCGGGCCTCGCAGTCCGGTGACGCCATGGCGCTCAACGACCTGCTGAGCCTGCTCACCCCGTATGTGAGCCGACTGTGCCGGCCGATCGCCCTGAACAACAGCGCCGATGCCGTCCAGGAGGCGCTGATCGCCGTCTTCCAGGGCCTGCCCCGGCTGAAGGACCCGCGTGCCCTGTACGCGTGGGTGCGCACGATCACCGTACGCGAGGCGGTACGGGTGGCCCGCCGGACCGAACGCGAGACACCGGTGTGCGCGTTCGACGACATCGCCGGGCCGCGCAGTCCCGAACTCGCCGTGGACGTGCGGGACGTCCTACGGCGCATGTCCACCGAGCACCGTGCGGTCCTGGTCCTTCGCGAACTGGAGGGCCTGGACGAACGGACCGCGAGCGACATCCTCAACATCTCCTGCGGCACGGTGAAGTCCCGGCTGCACCGTGCCCGTCACAGCTTCCGAAAGGCGTGGCCGCGATGAACCTGAACTGGCCTACGGCCGAACTCGACCCGGTGCGCCGCCTGCGCGTCACGGCCGCCGGGCTGCATGCCGTCATGTACGCAGAAACCCATGCAGACCTGCCGATGGCGGACATGTGGGCCGTGGCGAGCGACCTGGAGGGCGAACTGCCCCACCTGGTACCCACCTTGCGTGCCTTCCACTGCCATCCGCTGTCCGGTGACCGGCAGTTGGCGTGGGCGTACGGCCCGCTCGGCCACCGGGCCCGCTTCGACGTGCGGCTGCGGACCGGGTGGTGTCTGATGCAGAGCCGCCATGTGGTCGGTGGCATGGCGGCCGTCGCGGAGGGTTCCGGAACCCGGTTCGCGGTGCTCGGCGGTCTGCGCCGGCCCTGGTCGGTCCCCGTCCAGCGGGCGCTACGCCCCCTCGGGCACTCCCGGGGCCTGCTGATGGTGGAGCGGGCGGCCCGGCGTCCGGCGTGCGGCGCTCCGCCGCAGCCTGAAGCCGGCCTGAGCCCACGCAACCCCCGGAGCACGACGGCTCTCTCAGCCCGACAACCCTCTCAACACGGCGACCCTCCGAGCCCGACGGCCCTCTCAGCCCGACGCCCCTCCGACCCCGACGACCCTCTCAACACAGCGCCCCTCCGACCCCGACGACCCCCCGGAGCACGAGACCCCTGCTCACTGGCCGGAAGTGGGCGCTCACGCGGGGTACCTGGCCTGGCGGTCTAGGCAAGGAGCAGGCAGGACCCGACAGTGATTTGTCATGACCCGAATCGAACGATCCGGAGCAGGGTGGTTCGGAAGGCAGTCGGAGTGCCCGGAGGAGCCGGCGGACCCCACTCCCACGACGGCATTGCGGCTGCTCAGCGCGGGACTGACGGTCCGTCGGGTGCCGCGGGCCGCCATGTCCGACATCGGCGCACTGCGCCGTACCGTCGCCCGCCGCTCCGGACCGCTGCTCTGCTCCGGCCTCCTCGACTCA contains:
- the miaB gene encoding tRNA (N6-isopentenyl adenosine(37)-C2)-methylthiotransferase MiaB, coding for MTISSDRSKAVDPRSSMTYEIRTYGCQMNVHDSERLAGLLEEAGYVRAPEGADGDADVVVFNTCAVRENADNRLYGNLGRLAPRKASRPGMQIAVGGCLAQKDRDTIVKKAPWVDVVFGTHNIGKLPVLLERARVQEEAQVEIAESLEAFPSTLPTRRESAYAAWVSISVGCNNTCTFCIVPALRGKEKDRRPGDILAEVEALVAEGVSEITLLGQNVNAYGSDIGDREAFSKLLRACGKIDGLERVRFTSPHPRDFTDDVIAAMAETPNVMPQLHMPMQSGSDTVLKAMRRSYRQERYLGIIEKVRAAIPHAAITTDIIVGFPGETEEDFEQTLHAVREARFAQAFTFQYSKRPGTPAATMENQIPKEVVQARYERLVALQEEISWEENKKQVGRTLELMVAEGEGRKDGATHRLSGRAPDNRLVHFTKPEQEVRPGDVVTVEVTYAAPHHLLAEGPVLAVRRTRAGDAWEKRTAAESAKPAGVLLGLPKIGVPEPLPAASGCGCD
- a CDS encoding RNA polymerase sigma factor, giving the protein MKTARAGTPQQGSQGPQSPQAAPEDPWAEAAPLVRASQSGDAMALNDLLSLLTPYVSRLCRPIALNNSADAVQEALIAVFQGLPRLKDPRALYAWVRTITVREAVRVARRTERETPVCAFDDIAGPRSPELAVDVRDVLRRMSTEHRAVLVLRELEGLDERTASDILNISCGTVKSRLHRARHSFRKAWPR
- the dapF gene encoding diaminopimelate epimerase; protein product: MSASLPFLKGHGTENDFVIVPDPENALDLTPAAVAALCDRRAGIGGDGVLHVVRSAAHPEAKPMAAEAEWFMDYRNGDGSVAEMCGNGVRVFARYLQHAGHVGEGDLAIATRAGVKTVHIAKNGDVTVGMGRARLPEGDVMVSVDARSWSARNVNMGNPHAVAFVDDLAHAGNLYTAPPVSPANAYPDGVNVEFVVDRGPRHVALRVHERGSGETRSCGTGACAVAVAAARRDGADPAVTGTPATYTVDVPGGRLVITERPDGEIEMTGPAVIVAEGEIDAEWLENALR
- a CDS encoding alpha/beta fold hydrolase — protein: MARIGSYGAGAGGRGDVRRPGEARGPLVFGGRLGACRGLDVPLVLGTAGSADAPAGAVAGRPGNCPAGCARHPYSGLLRPYKKLRLTTPTVILAGERDFMLPPSVITDAGHHADDLRVEVIPGCGHYLHEERPELVAEAAEALFAGRP
- a CDS encoding class III extradiol dioxygenase subunit B-like domain-containing protein, whose translation is MLVAAAVCPCPPLLVPEVAAGAAPEMDAARAACSDALGELAAARPDLLVVVGPAEQSRRGAFPQGARGSFRGFGVDLDVCLGPATDTPGERELPPSLAVGAWLLERTGWADAPIEGLGVGEPLAPQRCVEAGRDIGARAGRVALLVMGDASACRTLKAPGYLDERAAPFDAEVARALGTADLAAVLALDAELAYELKASGRAPWQVLAGAAENASLSGSLLYEAAPYGVGYVVATWS
- the miaA gene encoding tRNA (adenosine(37)-N6)-dimethylallyltransferase MiaA; the protein is MSSAPSTPRVIAVVGPTAAGKSDLGVFLAQQLGGEVVNADSMQLYRGMDIGTAKLTPEERGGIPHHLLDIWDVTVTASVAEYQKLARARIDALLAEGRWPILVGGSGLYVRGAVDNLEFPGTDPEVRARLEEELALRGSGALHARLAAADPEAARAILPSNGRRIVRALEVIEITGRPFTANLPGHDSVYDTVQIGVDVARPELDERIALRVDRMWEAGLVDEVRALEAQGLREGRTASRALGYQQVLAALAGECTEAEARAETVRATKRFARRQDSWFRRDPRVHWLSGAVADRRELPHQALALVERPVTA
- a CDS encoding antitoxin — protein: MGLLDNMKAKLGPAKDKVSDLARQHGDKVQHGIDKAAKVVDERTKGKYSEKIQAGTGKAKEAMDRLAHKEGPGPDTATGDPTTPTRPEGPPPAS